The following nucleotide sequence is from Penaeus monodon isolate SGIC_2016 chromosome 29, NSTDA_Pmon_1, whole genome shotgun sequence.
AAAGGAAtattataaggaaaaaatttacaaatgaaTGTATTACTGGTTTATGATTCTGTAAATCTAGGTCTGGATATTAGGCTGtgagtgttgttatttttataagtaGTTTTAAAAAACATGCTCTTACATAGTATTAAGTGGATTCATACTTCCATCCTTCTTTAACATTATATTCAAAGTCAGTCACTATTCAATGATGATCAAGCAAACCAGATTTCTTAAATTGTAATACTATAAACAAACATTTGCATGAATGTGAATTTCAGTTCCTTATTAAAATATCTCTTCATCAACAAAGATCCATCATATCCCTCTGTGCtttgtatggaagaaaaaaagaagaaaaaaaatcaagacaaaaaGTGCAAGAAATGGTTATGGACATACAAATGACTTACACACAACTTGTTAACAACTAAAAAAGTATTTCCTAATTatggtatttacttttttttttttttttggggggggggagagaaatgtgTACTTGAGAGCATGGTTACTGAAGAATCATGTCTGGGTAAATACTCTTGTATTCAAAAGATAAATGATTATCTTCACCTACCTGTTAATCAGTCATCAGTTATCAACAATCTGTGAAGCTTTTCccgtgataaagaaaaaatgaatacagATACTCATTACCACTATACTGTTATTACTGATTTGTTTCACTAGTGTCAATGCTTGGTAATATTCCATAATAGACTTTCAAAGAAAATTACAGAAATTAGACATGAATAAAGAGGACACTTTAGCCTTTCAAAATTTTGGCTGTATATTGGGGAGAAAAGTTTCATAAAATATCTTTCAAACTAGGACATTTGTATTTCTAACTATTAACTAGTTCTGACAACTATTTCAAGTTACTTTATCACTTGACCATACATTATTTCATTACTGATCCTTAggcaattaattattattgatatgaaataTTCCAATTTTCATTTTAAGCANNNNNNNNNNNNNNNNNNNNNNNNNNNNNNNNNNNNNNNNNNNNNNNNNNNNNNNNNNNNNNNNNNNNNNNNNNNNNNNNNNNNNNNNNNNNNNNNNNNNNNNNNNNNNNNNNNNNNNNNNNNNNNNNNNNNNNNNNNNNNNNNNNNNNNNNNNNNNNNNNNNNNNNNNNNNNNNNNNNNNNNNNNNNNNNNNNNNNNNNNNNNNNNNNNNNNNNNNNNNNNNNNNNNNNNNNNNNNNNNNNNNNNNNNNNNNNNNNNNNNNNNNNNNNNNNNNNNNNNNNNNNNNNNNNNNNNNNNNNNNNNNNNNNNNNNNNNNNNNNNNNNNNNNNNNNNNNNNNNNNNNNNNNNNNNNNNNNNNNNNNNNNNNNNNNNNNNNNNNNNNNNNNNNNNNNNNNNATCCAGCCTTAAAATTCCATTGATTTTGCCTGTAATATATCCACACTTACATTATGCAAATATTcaaaacatgtaataaaataTCAGAACTAAAAACATGAGTAAAGTATATATTTGCAAACCTATTTTTTAATATGAATCTAGGTGCAGAAGCAAGCTGGCCACTTATcagaaagaatctaaaaaatataaaatattttcttggtAGCTCATAATCAGAGAATGCAACtaggatttatacatatatttttttactatttatacatCTGGAGGGAGTGATAGTGTCACTTATAAATATTTGTTGTGGTAGAAAATGAACAAATCATGATGTTCCATCTATTTGGTTGTATcctagaaaataaaggaaaataacaaattaaagtaACACATGCCACTGTGTTCACCTCTGATTGAAACCAGTGCATAGTTTAATGATTTAACAACTTCGATGACAAGGCAATAGCATTGCCATTacaaatatcattttatatttatgatgatattgacTGTATAACTTGAAACTTGCATGTTTGGACACAATGCCAAAGTAATGGAAGCTCCTAATAGTGACAATTTTGACCAAGATACTTGCAGCATTATAGGTCAGTTACAATGAACCATGCCTTCACTTTACAACCTCTTGTCAAAGGGCTTACCACTGTTACTACCAGATATGTAGAGTATTCAGATTGATTTCCTCAGGTACAACATGctatactgtaattatatacaatatctcTCTAAAACATGGAGCATAGCTGCACTTCCTTAAGACATAGGTAGTGTGTAATGAGACTGTAAATACATTTACAGTTCAATGGTCTCTAAAtctttaatgtttatataaaaagctTTCTTGAAGAAGCTGGGATTGTATCACCATGCAAAGCAGTGCAATCTTAATTTTTCCAAGATGCACAAGCCTGCACTAGAATGCTGTCTTACCTTCTTCAGTTAACCTTTGCATTTCTTCTATCTTACAAGACACCATTACTGCTTCCTGCAGTTACCATTCTCTGCATGCCTTCTGTCTTAAGCTGAGAAAATCAAATTCCTAAGCCTGATTCTCCTGTCACATAATGAGATTACTGAAGCACATCTGATCACAGGCTCAAAAGTTGCAACTATTATTACATAAACAAAACCTTCATGGCTTcactctataaaaaaaatgttccagAAAACTGTGTCATATAACAAAGCCAAATGGccacagtaaaatatatatatttttatactttatatttcacTATAAAGGAGAAAACTCAATGAATTCTTTCATGCAACATAAACCTTTCCATTATAggaaaattatgagaaaaaataataatattaaattatatagattatcacATATTCCCACAAATTTTGAGGCACTAATACCAACCTATATTAAgaccttttttcctatttccaaGAGTTATAAAAAGCAgcaaagaggaatgaaaaaactAATGGTTGTGATATCCCTCCTTTTTAGCATGTTTCTCTATGTGATAGCCTAATTAGCATCTCCTTtggcacatataaaaaataccataGTTCAATTAACTACAGTTGCCTTAAAAATTAACATAGAAAAGAACTTTAAACTGGAATTAACTATTTCACTGCAATGCATCAACATCTACCTATATAATGTACTGTACAGATTAGAAACTCCTAAACAAATGAAAACATGACAGCGCCTGACTAGACTCCAACTTTCTTCAATTAAGGTGGAACTGCTCAATGTGAATAAACTTGTATTAGCTTGGGACATTTTCATCCTAAGTTTGCAAGGAATTAACATTTAGGAGacaaaatatggataaaaattaGGATGAAAAGAAGCCTAAAAACACATGGTTGATAATGAACTAACTGTAGCATGCTGTAAAACATTGATTTCAAGTAGGGTTACTCTCCATCCCAACCTTCACAGTAAGTCTACAACACAATCATctgacaaaataatatattatttacaaggGACTCTTATTGTTTATGACAGACTAGAGATAATGGTTCTCTACTCACACCAACAAGGGAAAACTATTTTTAGCTTGTTAGCTCTATTTCTTTTGTAAGTTCTGAAATCTTTCAAGGACATGATAAAAGTTGAACAAATTGTAACTTTCATCTTTATCACAGATTCTTGTTAAATGTTCAGAATATGATACTAAAGTACAGTACATAGTCTGCTTGTGTCACTGTATCAGTTTTTTAAGGAAATACAGTAAAAGTCAACAGACCTCTGACATTTAGTAAATTTTCAAAGTGACCAGCAATGTTTAACGAAAAACCTGTAGCATAAGATACGCCCCACTACACTAGTCTGTCTCGTGATCATATGACATCCAGATGTTGGTACTGATATTCAGGTCTCCCCACAGATGCTGCAGGTGCCTGTGGTCGCTGGGCAATGTAGACAGAAGCAGCAGTGGCTGGGTCCTGATATACAATAATTGGCTGTGCCCCTTGTCCACCTCCTGCCATGGCAGACTGAGGAGGAAGGTGTACCACACCCCCAGCATACTGCAGCAAAGGTCCTTCTGGGCCTACAGCATGTCCATGTGGAGTTCCCTGCTGACTATTGTGCTTGGCTGTCTGGGGCACATAACGGGGATGGTGTGCCGGTGGGGGCTGCATCTTTCCCTGGTTCATGGGAGGCGGTGGTAACAGGGCCCCTTCGCTTGGGCCTGGGGGTGGGGGCGGTTTGCTGGTCTGGACACGGCGAACAGTCATCACTATTACAATGACCACAATTAATCCTGCCACACAGCCCAGACCCACTACAAGCATTAACATGTTGCTTTCAGAAGTCTCAGCTGCAAGTCATAGAGAACATTTTAATACAAGATCTAGGTATATCATAGCTCATGAATAcagtaagtataaatatattttaatgatatgcaGATATGCTAGTAATATTCtctgtaaatattattatgtgtaacTAAAAAATTagtgtatatttaataaattaataaatagaaatttaATCAGGGATGTGtatgtttttcatctattctatACTTACTAATCACTGAGAGATATGCTTGTCTGTAGTCTAAGCCATAACTGTTTGTCACAGTGCAAACATAAAATCCAACATCTTGCATCGAGGCTCTGGGTATCACAAGCTGAAAATATGTGTTGTTTTAAATACTATGAAATCATCTCATCCTTTACTCATTTAAACCTCTATATTTAAGTGGCAAATAGTTATTCCTcatcaaaagataataataaaaaggacaatTTCACAACAATCTTTCTTTTCCTAAGTAATTTAAAAAGTTGCAGAAAGTTTAGAAATCTTGCAAGGTTGCTGAATAAATCAAGGCTTTCTTGGGATTCACCTTCGTATAGAATGACCCATCCCCGGGAGTGAGGACTTGAGCTGCCTGGAGAACAACATATCGATGACCCTTCCAAGTAATAGTCTGGTTCTCATGAACATAGTTGCCGTCGGAGGAGCCGTCTTCCAGTCGACGAAGCCACTGTTGGAGAATCAGTGATAAAGGCATGGTATGGGATGCGTATGACTATTCAACAGTACTAGACATATAGTATGAACTCAAAAGTACTTGTCAAATAGTACGAATTCAAAAGTGCTAGTCAAATAGCAtatacagtacatgtatataccatataatctCCATAATATCACAACACTACATCTGAAAATGAACATAAACTATACTGACCTTTATATGCGGGGTGACCTCCGACGTTCCACTGCACTGGAACGTCGCCACTGAGCCTTCGACTACGGTAGTATTAGCTGGATCCTGAGGATTGAATTCCGGTTCTCGAGGGCGAGCTTGTCCTGTACAGACGAAGAGCAGGTAAGTAAGAGCCTGgtaatattaaaatgatgattCTCTTGAATattccatagaaaaaaatatatccatacacagaAGTCTGACGTAATGCCTTGGTCAACGCTATACAATCTTTTCCCtgctacaaaaataataacaatgaagtgaCCAACAATCAAAAGGTAAAATGCAGCAACAGCATCGTCCATTCAGTAAACATATACCCTCCAGCAAGTAATAACACCTTTAAGTCTGCCTTACCTATCACCCTGACCGTCCAATTGGCAGTCACGGCACCTACAGAGTTGGCGGCAGCGCACGTATATATGGCGCTGTCCATTGGCGTTAGGTTCAGGAGGTGCAGGTAATGCTTCGTCAGGCGCGACTCTCCTCCTAGTTCTTCGTCCGTGAGTTCTACACCGTCCTGTGAGAGAGGCGAGAGTAAGGATTTGTAGACTGTAGGTGGTTGTCTGATTACGAGCNNNNNNNNNNNNNNNNNNNNNNNNNNNNNNNNNNNNNNNNNNNNNNNNNNNNNNNNNNNNNNNNNNNNNNNNNNNNNNNNNNNNNNNNNNNNNNNNNNNNNNNNNNNNNNNNNNNNNNNNNNNNNNNNNNNNNNNNNNNNNNNNNNNNNNNNNNNNNNNNNNNNNNNNNNNNNNNNNNNNNNNNNNNNNNNNNNNN
It contains:
- the LOC119592071 gene encoding fibroblast growth factor receptor-like 1; translated protein: MASFSVAITLSLFLLAVSPFTLATGIKEPPRRTSQRDTEQKTVTAGDDVKFSCPIDGMPMPLYEWAKGGDLITEEGWERVKLQGRTLRIKEVTTTDQGTYVCTAINGFGKETFTFHLFVIDPLSASSSSSSAFPGGTPPEFTQLLPPLPGHVDKPVGHNVKLKCLASGVPEPTITWFKDGVELTDEELGGESRLTKHYLHLLNLTPMDSAIYTCAAANSVGAVTANWTVRVIGQARPREPEFNPQDPANTTVVEGSVATFQCSGTSEVTPHIKWLRRLEDGSSDGNYVHENQTITWKGHRYVVLQAAQVLTPGDGSFYTKLVIPRASMQDVGFYVCTVTNSYGLDYRQAYLSVITETSESNMLMLVVGLGCVAGLIVVIVIVMTVRRVQTSKPPPPPGPSEGALLPPPPMNQGKMQPPPAHHPRYVPQTAKHNSQQGTPHGHAVGPEGPLLQYAGGVVHLPPQSAMAGGGQGAQPIIVYQDPATAASVYIAQRPQAPAASVGRPEYQYQHLDVI